TTTCTAAAATCTTGGTCTAAGTAAGTAAGAAAAACTGGCACTGCTAACGGCACACATATTTTACAACACATTATGTGCCCGGTGTATTGATGCAACTTGAGTCTTCATCGCTGAAGATGCGGCGTGGTTCCCAAAGGATGATCCTTCGCGATAAAAACTATTCATCCTTTTTATTAGTTCAATCTAACGATCAACTATTTAAGTATGTAAATGAAATCGTTTGAGCCCCCGGAATCATCGTTATATAGGGTTTCCTTCTTTTCTCACTGGAGATTTAAAGAGGAGTAATTAATGCGATCGGTAACAAAATTCTCAGAAGATTCTCCGAACTCATGGGAGCTCGATGTTAATAGAACCAATGGTTGGTAGATGGAGTCAAAAGGAAAGCGCTAAGCACTTTTGAAGGGCAAACATCCCTTTTAACTTGTGGTATGCTCTGTATCACTAAACATAATCTGTATAAGTCTCCACGTAAGGCTTATACGGATAAACTTAATAATTTTAACGGTTTGGTTTCTTGGAAATTATTCGGTGAAGACTACTTTCCAGCAACCAGATTTGCTGCTGAGAGGTCCATTCCACTAAATTTGTCATTTACACAGGCTTTAATTCTTACTGAAAACCAAAAGATAAAGATGATGGATTTGTGCTACTCAATGGCATTTCATTTTGATGATTCAATCCCTGCAGCTGTTTTGGGCAATATTTGCTAAAACTCACATCATAGTCCTTTTGAAAAGGTGTTTCATTCCATGAATGAAGTGAAAGACATGACACAAGAGAAAGGAGTGTTCCCAATATATATTTcgtcaaaataaaaatttgtcaGCAATGCTTCAGTTTGCTGCACAAATTTTCGTTTATAACTGTGGGGTTATCATGGTTGTATCATGGTTGGCATCGCGATTCGTAAATAAAAGATGGTTTTATCAGAGCAGTTCCTTGATCATCACATTTTCTTTTGATGCGGCTCTACATCACGCCTGCGCAAACTGGATCATTTCATCGCAGTTATATTTCCCTGTTCTTGAACAGATCTAACATATCGACAGTCCAATGAAGGACGTGCACTTGTTTCCTTACCAGTCTACGGTAATAACGAAAATTCTGGCCTGCGGGCTTATGGTCGATAGCCGGTTAtcgaaaacttgaaattaaacgAGAACCACTGTTTCATATTTTCAGTTGAAAATACTTTTCATTAATGTagtaaatttaaatttacgTTAGATTAACTCTAATTCAAGTAAAGTtggaaaattatattttgtacGTAATCTAAATGCAATAAACAATACATTACTTCATCGGGcattgaacaactggggcccaGGCACGAGACTGCAAGTGATCAAAGGGTGTTACTGTTAAGGTCGCGTAATTTATCTCTTCAGTTTTTTTGTCCCTTCATCGGAGGAAATACGACAAAAATTATATTGGCCTTGTCCTAcgaaaaaaataactaaaagcAGAATGCGCAAGAAGTTATATAGTCCCGAGAAAGATATCTACTTTCCATCAGTACTCAAACGGACCCGCACAGAAATGATATCTGGGCAGGTTGTCCAGCTAAAACATCgaattatttattcaatttgcaaTAAATTAAAGTAAGCTAACGTGGAGGGAAACTAAGGCAACAAACCCCCGACCAATGCAATAGTGCTACCCTGGTAATATTAGTGGTAAAATatcgaacgaaaaaaaaaaggacggTGAGTTTGACTCGTAGCAAtcgaacaaaataaaaaaaaatcaacagaaaGGATCTTGTGTAGATTGGTCATGACAACAAGTGCAAGATAAGTACTGGCAAAATAATCATTTCTGCTAATTTGTAAAATTCGGACGGTTGAATGATCTGGCGACACAATGGAGAGGCTCCCAGGGTACCATAGGAGCTGGTCGGTGCATTTAAGATTTTTGTCTGTCAGTCTCCCTGACcgcttgcttttctttttagtGTGGTCTCTTGGGTATTAATATTGAATTATCGTTTTTGTATCTCTTTCCTCAACACgcagtttgtttttctttttttttgtcatcaacTTCTTAAGATCTCGGTGCATTCTAtggaaatttattttatttatcagCTTTTGTTTTAGAACTATGACTTCATAAAGACATATTTTCTTCTTTCCAGGTCATGTCCTTGAGCTCTACTTCAAACTCGAGGGTGGAGACTCTCTACCCTTGTACGTTACGGCATGATTCTCTTTTCAAAGCTGTATGGGATTGGTTGATTCTAGCCCTCGTGATCTTCACAGCAATTGAGATTCCTTACTCTGTGGCCTTTTTGATCCCTCTTCAAGATAAAGGCAACACgccaaaattgttcaaagtgaCACCACTTCTGGTCTTCAATCTTTGGGTTGATCTCATGTTTATCATGGATATATTGATCAATTTTAGAACCACTTTCGTTGATTCCAATTCTGACGAGGTCATAAGTAATCCGAAACAAATAGCGTTGCATTATTTGAAGACTTGGTTTGTTGTGGACTTCGTAGCAGCAATACCGTTCGAATTTATGGTCCTTAAAGAAGTGGAAAGACTGGACTCTGTGAgtaattttcatttgttttttctgttatcAGCGGTGATTGCTTAAAACTTTGTAATTTTGGATACAGTGTACACAATTTCCATTGCATTTGCGTCTTACTTTTTGTTCCGATTATCGCGTTTTTAGCCTTTTTTAGGCAACCAACACAACGTTTGCTTTCTTGATCGGTTATGAATTCCCAAAtgttttatgttttatttaGCTTCACCAGGTGTCTGGCAGGGATACCGTTAACAGCTTTtgccaattactgcggtcccgtaAGGGCCAGatcacaacaccgggaactccgtgccctactccttacgagtagtgtgtgggttctttaaccctttcacctccaaggggttccccattgacgagtaaaatcgtctggcgttagacagagtaaaatctgtaattgtcatgagggcgcctacggcagttaaagcgttaacgtcccacagtcaattttcaagaaaagaaaaatattcgttctacacgtgcggcacgattgTTGAAGTCGTCTGCAAAACAAAGCCTTTGGATTGGATGAATGTTTCTACCGACTATGTTTCcattttggggggggggggcgggaaGGGGGGAGATCCTGGTGCTTTGACTAGAGCATTCCTTTTAATGTCACGAAACTGCATTGTCCTAATCCTTTTTGAATGTCACGAAACTGCATTGTCCTAATCCTTGTTGCTATCGTTTTTACTGTTTAATTACCTGCAGGCCACCACGCTGTTTGGACTCTTAAAAACAGCGCGTCTTCTACGGTTAGTGCGTGTGACGCGAAAACTTGACCGCTACTCTGAATATGGAATAGCTGTTGTGGTACTGCTGACGTGTTTATTTACTCTCGTTGCTCATTGGTTGGCATGTATCTGGCACGGGATTGGCTACTTTGAAAGAGCAAATGAATTTGGTTGGATAAAAGAATTATCCAGGCAGCTGAATGAAGTCAACCATTCAAGCAACTCCACCACCCCTAGTATTTCTACTCGGTACATAACGGCGTTATATTTCACTCTAAGCAGTATAACCAGCGTTGGTTTTGGAAATGTGTCTCCAAATACGGATGCAGAGAAGATATTTTCGGTTTGTGTGATGATAATTGGAGGTGAGATGATCAGCTCAAattgttttgttaattttttaattgTCACCGGTTGTTTAGGACTTGTTCATCCTTTGATTAATTGCTTGATTAGACGGATTACTTGGGAATAAACGATTTTTAAAAATGGcgtttttcatttgtttacttTTGTCACAAAATTCCGCCTGTCCTCTAAAGCGCATGTGCGAAGTGTAAGAGCAGttaaatttctttgaatttttcgaCTCTTGATTGAGCATCTTGTTAAAACAGTTTCTTTTTGTAGCATTAATGTACGCTTCCATCTTTGGAAACATGACTGCTATTATCCACCGGCTGTACTCGAGAACATCTCGTTTTCACCGAGATCTTAAAGTAATCGAGGACTTCGTTCGCTTCTATAAAATACCAAAGTCAACCAGAGAAGAACTGGATGAGTATTTCAGACATGAGTGGGCCTACACGAAGGGAGTTGATATAGAAACGGTAAGATGCATCATTACAGTTctatagaaaatggtttgagccCCGGGGTTACATACctcgatggaatttgatcgttcCGGCGGAAGGAGTTTTATAATAatggtcaatatttatacaggaatgtccaatttagcaacgctagtttaaatggagtcctgtttttatgagtcaatttttggggagggaggaaaccggagtgcccggaggaaaccctcgaagtcaggttgagatcgactgaaactcgatccacatacaacattgtagtagaggtggaaggcgtgattgatgtccactacaccagcctgacttcccaaggagtacagcacagggtattttatcgagatggtcacccatccagatatcaaccctgtccaacagggcttaacttcggtgaacaaacgggaaccggtgttttccctttggtgatagccgtaccagAGACAGGATAATACGAGTTTTGAAAAAGACTGTTGCTAGTAACCGTCGTAGTTTCactagcgaccttcagattggagtacgaggacgacgaCGAGTACGAGTTTCAAGTtatgagcacgcgcacttcgagaGTTTTCGCCGTTCAAActtaaagcgcgtgctcagtacggaaactCGTACTCGTAATCTTCCTCGTACtacaatctgaaggtcgctaatatcGGAGCTTACGTCATCTTCATGAGTCAAGTGACAGTTTCAACCATTTTCTgttgaagatgacttccgctcaggatgTTGAAGCGTCAGTCACCATTAACAGTCCTTCCCAGAACTCTTTTCACCTGGACGATCAAATTCTATCGAAGCATTACAGTACCGTAGAATGTTTTACAATGAGCGAAGTCTTTGTTCGTTTAAGTACATAGAATAGTTGTATAGCAGTCGACTCAAAGATACCATTAAGTTTTAAGAGggaatattttattattattctgagATTTCATGCCCTCATAAAAAGCAGGAAGAGAGGACTTTGATCTCATTAATGTAAATATTATCCTGTCTCTGGTGGGCTAAATTCCAAATTTTCTTTGGTCCCTTTTGATCTGTATGTTTCTTTATTTCTCGGGTTATCTGAATTTGATTATCTACTAAAAGGTTGAAGTTGACTTTGTTTTCCTTTCGAGGCCGGTAGAATGATAAGGACCAGTTGCCTGCTCAGGGAAAGGAAGGGCACCCTACCCTACCCCTCAGGTAGCAGTTGTAGCAAAATTGATTGTGTTGCAGTCTTACGAGATTTAATAAAAGCTTTCGTTCATACTTCTGTTGCAGAAtcaaatttcagtttttttacTCTGTGTGTAGCAAAGAATTCAATTCAGTCGATGCTATGCGTCTAAGTCTGATAATTTTTGTCTCTCCAGGTTCTTAAACGTTTCCCCGATTCACTTCAAGCCGATGTTTGTCTTCATTTACATAGTAATTTATTCGCAGAGTGTGCAGTTTTCAAAAGCGCTTCAGAAGGCTGTCTCCGCGCTTTGGCACTGAGGTTCAAAATTCGACATTATCTGCCGGGACATTTCATTATCAAGCAAGGAGACGAAGTAAAACGACTTTACTTTATTGCTAAGGGAAACATTGAAGTGCTTAAATATGACGAGACCATGCTAACGCTAGGTATGTGCTGAAGGTTTAAGTAGGAATTGGATAAAACAATGAATGGAGAAATAAGCATGCAAAGCGAGGTAGAAAAATTTCGTATGAAGTTTATCTGTCTTGGAATGCTTGGCTGAAATCTTCTCGCGCTACCTTAATCCATAGCTTAGCCAGCCTTACAGCCTTTAAATTcccaaagaaaattttttactTCAGACTATGCAACTGGTTTGTTAAgtgtattattttcttttcaattctcAGGTAAAGGTGATATCATTAGTTGCGACTACAGTGCAGTTCAGAACATACCGCAAGCTAACGCCAGTCTCCGAGTTCAAACTCACGGCGAGATTCATTCGGTAGCATGGAGTGAGTTAGTCGTTGTACTTAGAGCTTACCCTACATTCAGACAGGAGTTTATAACTCATCTGGAGCTTGCGTACAATCTGGGAATTGTGAAGGAGGTGAGTTCAGCTCGTTCAATGGCAGATGATTGTCAAGCATAATCCTTTGAAATGAGGTTACTTCAGAAGCCCCTGCCTGTCCAAGAGGCCAGGTATCTTAAAGTTAAACGTTCTCAGGCTAAATGGGTCCTCCGGGCCTAAATCTCAGGGAGCATCGACGTACAGCGATCTGCAACACTTCAAAGGGTAGCGTCACCAGGTTCACTTTTTCTCTTCGGTCCAACCATGTGCTCCAGGTTCCTCGGCCCGTTGCGCAAAGGTCTCTTTGATATGTAATGCCGCTGCTCGTTGTAACATCGGGCGGttcaacatttttcaaattcgAGAAATTTCAAACGTTGTAAAGTCCTCTGAAATACTTGTTTTCTTACGATGAACTTTGCTGTTTTGAAAAGAGGAAATCCAAGACTCGCCCACAACTTTCTTTCGTCGTCCGATGAAAGTGCgttgaaaaatgttttgatCATGAAAGAACCAAGAAATCTTTGACTACCCGTAAAATCTAGTCAACAAACATGTCGGTTCAAGCCTGGTTTCACACAACCGCTCAGTCCCACAGGAAAGTGCTCTATTGTTTAAAAgggaatagaccattttacagttgtgtgcttagttgcctggcctgaaagtgaggctggagttgaccttgtttttgATAGAAAACTCCCTacttttcttatgctaatgatgctgCTCTAAtactaattagtaggaatttacataagaaaagcaatcagatttctatcaaaacaagatcaactCCAGCTTCAACAGAGAAGCAACTGTAGAATGGTTCATTACTCACATTTCAATCCGTTTCAAGTagaaaatgattcaaaatatcaataattatctTTGACAATAATTAAGCACTTTCCTACGGAACTGAGAAAATGCTTGGGAGAGCTGGCTTAAATCGActtttttatttggttttatcaaaccatttgagaaaggttgaattgccagcgtgaaaggtttagaaagctgacgtttcgagcgttagcccttcgtcagagtgaatgctctgacgaagggctaacactaaAAACGTCAGCTATCTAAActtttcacggtggcaattcaacctttacaACCTCGctcgataaaaccaaatttttatttcactcACCCacagacgcagcaccacagtttctttagaagctagaaatccatttacgaCTTTTTTATTGCCTTGTTTACTTGTAGTTAATCAATTTTATCTGATACTTGATTGATTAAACCTTTTCACAGTGCATGCTCGCCGGACTGCGAAGGATAGTTGTGTGCTATGAATCttaaagtatttttttctttcgtctCTACTTATGAACATCCAGACCTTCGGCCCTCAACTTGCCACTTTTCTGCGTACTTAAGTCTATCATCGCCCTTGCATATTGCAATTTGCAGAGTAACTACAAAGCTAATACCTTTTAGAATAATACGcgaatcaaattaaatcatatCAGGACAAAATGAAGAAGTATGTAGATTTCTTCCTATTATAACGACATGTAgagcaataaattaaaaaatgttttactttGTGACTTCAGGAAGAAGAAAGTGACTTTCCCCCAAATGATCTCATCCCAGCGTCGCCGGGTAGATTATCTTACCCAAGATCAACGTTTTCCTCTCGCATTGCTGTGGACAGACTTGAACGCTCGGGATCCGCAACATTCtttgtaaatggaaaaattcctCAGGTTCCAAGTTCTTCTAAAGTAGATTTACTATCTCGACAGAATGCAGACAGCGACGGCGAAACTACCTTGCAGGCCTTTGTTCCTACCGTAAATTCGACAAATCTGACAGTAGCTTCGGTTGCTCAAGAAAGCTGTTCGCACTCCAAAGAATTTGCATTCATAGAAAAACGTTTGGACAATTTAGAAACACGTCTCATAGCGTTGGAGAAGAAATTAACAGGaaactttgaaacaattttaaGTTATTTACGCTCAGCAAAGGGTCGCTCAGCTCCTGAGCTCAGAAATACAATCATATAAGTATCAgtttgaataattttattttcatctgTATGCGATAGGCAACCAGATCCAAAAATTTCCACAGCCTATGTGCCTTCTTCAAGAAGAGATGTTTGTTTCCCTAAACTTCCTCGTATTGAAAGCCTCATGCTGACCAAAACCCCTAAGCACAAACTTCTTTTTTGACTGGAGCGAGAAAAGCTTCATGACTTTGTCATGAGCGTAATTTTAGAGAAAAGAGGAgattatttgatattttcatgcGATTGTGTTCAGAATTTTTGCGGAGGAGCCTCTAACAAGAGAAATGCATGCCCCAAAAattctttttcagtttgaagTGCATTAAATTACCAATTGATTGCTTTGCTGCGGCACCCTCAACTACGAATACAATCGACTTAGACGTCTACACTACTAGGGGAAAACGTTTCCGGATTTGTGAATGTCAGCCACTGAGTCTCTTGAACAGCGGAAAATTTTATCATTTGACAGATGCACTTATAAATAGTGATGTGTTATATGTTGAATTTTTTCAGTGCTATGGAATGATTTTGCTTGTCGACAAAGTGAAGCTTTCTCCATCGTTCTTATTTTtaataaaagagaagtttttctgATTGATTTTGTCTCCGGGCTGTCCTCACGGCGAACATAGTGGTGAACTAAATTATTCCTCTGGCAATCGATCTCTATTTTAAAGCAAACAGGTGCTAGTCACGTGAGCCAATAGACTATGCAATATCGCCTGATATCAATAGAGAACGAAGGAATTGCCTCGAATTGTTTTCCATGCTGAGATGCATGGGTAGAATTGAAAGCGTTTGCAAAATATTGGTAGAAAATCTCTATGGCAACAATCATGAAAAAGTTGTTgagacacatgaaaattaccAACCTTTTTCCTTGGTGTAAATTCTGGTCTCTCCCCTCGTGAAAGCTAGCCTCCCCTTCCCCCTTTTTGAATGTTGGAAACAAACATCCAACATTTGGGGGGAAGGGGGTGACTACaggtgaaaaagatgttttcaTACAAATACAAAATTCTATTGTTAGTTGGAAAGCGTTAGTTTggtaaattgtctcaacacGTTTGTCCATGAAGGCGTTGGAGACCATCAAAATCTTTACAACTTCCGCTCTGCTATGCAACTTTGACGTACGATTTCTCCTCTTTATTAAAATCCCAAGAATTTTCTTAGCGCGCACTCAACTTACGCGGGCTCTGACTCGGCTTTGCTCGCGCTTTGATCGCAAGATTCAAACATCAAACGTGTGCATTTATCATTTGAAACAGTTACCCTTTCAACAGCAAACACCGAAGGCGATGCAAGGTACGTTAGCAATTGATTTCATTTTGTATCTTTTGGAAACGTCAAAATATAACTTACTCTATCATAAGTCTTTCTCGATTATTCCGTCTTGTTCACGTCAAACTTTGGTAGCTAAGTATCCTAAAAATGAATTGGTACGAGAGATTTCAGGGTGAAATTAGAGAATGAAAGAGCCTCAGTtgcatgctcacgttgtcgtcaaaacttggtgatttcacgtcgtcgttacGCAGAGAACCTCAAAAATATGTGCTAAAATccatgctgcacgtgcagcacgatcattcatgatcttttaaccaatgatatcattgttttgtggcgttgttattgccgtcgccgtcgttgTTTCTCAAGCTcccaaaagaaaatttcacgtcgtggtTTGGCAGAGctaaaattgcaccaaaaagcgtgccgcacgtgcagcatagTTATTTTTCCTCCTTCAACAAATGaaatatcattgatttgtggtgttgatgttgccgttgccgtcgtcatttctttagggagctttagcatcgacgacggggacggcaacgacaacgccacaaataaacaatttgattggtcgagtgagggaAATAAGCGTGTTGCACATGTGGCACGCAATTATGAAGAAGTCCGTGCCATTCTCTGcgaaacaacaacatgaaattacaatgtttatGTTTATGTTTTTGTGACAACTTGGGCATAAAACTGTAcagctttaattctctgtatttaatttcacgGGGCACACACCAATCCAGTTATAGCGTATTTTGCCAAAATTATAGAACGCGAGCAAGATGGGACAATCACAAATAGACACAATTAGGCAGGAGTTAACttccaagtgacgttttccttgccgttgccgtcgtcattgctaaagctcccttttAACTCCCTATTAGCGGGGTCGTTACGTGCACGCCACTCCCCTCCCCAAAGGAAACTTGGAAAATCGATGCTGTGTTTATTACTTCCAAAGAACGCAAAAACTCCTGTGATCCAGGTTACGAATAACGCTTTGACTTGCAACATAGCTTGCTAGAATACCGCGAAAGGCGTCGGGTGATTAATGATGTGCTAATGGACTAGATATGAATTATTTTGCGCGACGGCAGAGTACAAGTGGTGAATCAGTGAAGTTGACTATTTAGTTCTGAAGAAAGAGAATTCCGTCCCATTATTGTTTAATCATGGTTATTTGCATTGGATGTTTCTGTTCCTCCTTTTTCAGAGATGTCCGTGACTTCAAAAATATCGTTCCACTCCTTTTTCTGTAACAAACATTCTTTGATACGTCACGACTCCATCTTTAAGACAGTGTGGGACTGGTTTATTCTTGCCTTGGTCATCTATACGGCAGTCGAGGTCCCATTTGATGTGGCCTTCTTGGTCCCTGCGAGAAAAAGTGAGGCAAGCATCAGTCAATTTGGATCTTTGAAGTCTCTCTCTCCAATCGCTGTCGCAAACCTGCTTGtggatttgtttttcattattgaTATTCCCATAAACTTTCGGAGTGCGGTTATTGTTAAAGATACTTATGAGGTAATAACTGACGCTAAGAGAATAGCAATTCTTTACCTCAAATCTTGGTTTTTGGTGGATTTTGTGGCTGCGATTCCACTTGAGTTCATGATTGATCCCCAACACGAAAGGGTGACTATGATCTTAATGAAGAGGTTACTTGTCTCTAAAAAAACTCAGTGTGGTGCTGTGTTGATGGAGAGAGTGAaatataaaaatgtttttatcacATTCGAATTACTCCGtaaaaagattataaaaagTGCTGGCAACCATCtcctcaaaaaaaataaaatgctgtAACAGCGAAAAACATCCTTAGGCCCGagttaaacgccgtacttcacatgagccgaactcaaTTCAACTAAGTTACGTGAATTaagttcatgtgaagtacgtcgtttgacccaattaagttcgactggttttatttggatcggctgaggcgttcttcacatgagccgaactaaatgcataataatattgaaaagcCGCTGACTAAACAAGACCGGTTTTGTTATTCATTTTCGTGGTCAGTTACAAGTTCGGCTGaattaagttcgacgtttgactcAACACGCGAACTTAACTAGTTTGGGTCGACCTAAAGTGTAattaggttcggctcatgtgaagtacggcgtttaacccgggccttATTGTCCCTGAGTAGGACTTGTAAAAGAAGCACTTATCATTTGATTCGAACAGACTTGTACTTATTTGTTTATAATGAGTCAATCCCTTTTCATGAAATTGAAATTGCGCAAGCAGTTAATCAAGTTTTTCTGCTCATGCTCTGCTTGATCTACAGGCCACTACGCTGACGGGACTACTAAAAACCGCGCGTTTGTTACGCCTTGTGAGAGTGACAAGAAAGATCGACCGGTATTCCGAATATGGAGTGGCCGCGATTTTCCTTCTCATGTGTTTATTCACACTGACCTCTCATTGGTTGGCTTGTGTGTGGCACGCAATTGGTCAAGTGGAAGCACGTGATAACACTGGCTGGCTGGCCGCTCTAGCAGACGAAATAGGGAAACCAATCAACGAATCAAATCTGTCCAGTGGACCCAGCCTGTCTATTAGATATATCTCCTCCTTGTatttcactttgagtagtttgACGACCGTGGGCTTTGGAAATATCGCTCCAAGTACTAACGACGAGAAAATCTTTGGCGTTTTCGTGATGATAATGGGAGGTAAGCCGGCGTTCAAGGTTGCGTTTACACGCACGTATAGATGGAAAAACAAATAGAGATCGAAGAGACATTCATACTTCGGTCAAATCGTGTAATGTGCAAATACAACTAACAACAGTGTAGCCTCAATATTTCAGCCAGCACACCGCCATATTGAAATCCAGTTGTGGCTCCGAAGATTTCTGGTCTTTTTTCGACCaaataattttctttaattatgaaaaatcttaattcattttctttttgtcaaacTGTAGCTTTGATGTATGCATCTATTTTCGGAAACTTAACAGTGATCCTTCAGCGTCTTTGCGTACAAAGTTCGAAGCAACATGGAGATCTTCATCTCATACGGGAATTTGCCAAGTTCCACAAAATACCAACAGTGCTTAAAGAGAttatggaagatcacgttctcCAGGAGTCTCTCTTTGTGAAAGCAGACGATCTCCAAACGGTAACTGAACTTTGGGAAATCTGAGTTTAGTATGTAAGCTTTCACTCACTGTCAGggctaattttaatttaagcatCCTTTATATTATACAAAGTGAAATTTAATGCTCAAATAAGTAAAGCAGAGGAGGCGGGTGTATAGTGTTCTGGAGAGAACCCTGAAGGTGTGCTCGACGGGGTGTAGCCCGAACAACACAAATTCTAGGTGAAAGTGGGTTTGTGCGGGTTTGTGACGCGGTACTTTAACTAGGAGCATGCGCAAGTGAATATTAGCAACAGGTTTATAGCGTATTTCTTTGAAAACGGGAGCATTGTAATTCATATTATTCCTCGCGTAAACAACGTATATTACTGTGGTATGAACTTTTGTAAAGCAGACGGCATTGTTGACATTACCTGTCCCATCCTCTCCTTAAGCATAAACGAAAACAGAATTGTCGCTCCACTCTAGAGGGAGCAGCATTTTCTTTGGAAGTAGGAAAACTCCAACTCTGGTATATTTGCAGGTATTAAAAATGTTT
This genomic stretch from Acropora muricata isolate sample 2 chromosome 5, ASM3666990v1, whole genome shotgun sequence harbors:
- the LOC136917458 gene encoding potassium voltage-gated channel subfamily H member 6-like codes for the protein MSVTSKISFHSFFCNKHSLIRHDSIFKTVWDWFILALVIYTAVEVPFDVAFLVPARKSEASISQFGSLKSLSPIAVANLLVDLFFIIDIPINFRSAVIVKDTYEVITDAKRIAILYLKSWFLVDFVAAIPLEFMIDPQHERATTLTGLLKTARLLRLVRVTRKIDRYSEYGVAAIFLLMCLFTLTSHWLACVWHAIGQVEARDNTGWLAALADEIGKPINESNLSSGPSLSIRYISSLYFTLSSLTTVGFGNIAPSTNDEKIFGVFVMIMGALMYASIFGNLTVILQRLCVQSSKQHGDLHLIREFAKFHKIPTVLKEIMEDHVLQESLFVKADDLQTVLKMFPSTLQTDICLHIHDELLRHNSAFRAAVPSCKRSLASKLKVQHFLPRQYIVKQGDPVDKVIFILKGTVDVIGDGQKIVGIGRGDTVYCDDNSIKNKSRATASLLVQAHTLIHYIDWTDLSSILRDFPSFREDFLTNMMFSFQIGTLSKANNEGFSWELEPVADRHFVKAVEPAKPDEEGYRLNQSQATGTKSTDLNDLIENVKLMDQRLLNLERKISLVIPLLRKALKDKI